In Xanthomonas sp. SI, the following are encoded in one genomic region:
- a CDS encoding SLC13 family permease, translating into MDTALTLTTDMKLVLGLVGFTMAMFVFERIRADVVALVVLVVLGVTGLIAPEELFSGFSGNAVMSIIATTILGAGLERTGALNRLASWLLRRAHGVEERLMLLTTGIAGLNSSFMQNPSVMALYLPVASRLAARTGLTLQRLLLPIAAAIVMGGALTMVGNSPLILLNDLLQSANNNLPSGMATIEPLRMFAPLPIGVALLLASLIYFRVRGDRTLMEEEQLINNGVTPARTESYFARTYGIEGDVFELIVSADSPLVGMTLGEAETVHDAPLLLALKTGNDTRLAPPADMRIWVGSVLGVMGARQQVADFAQNQFLRLSSRLRNLGDLFNPSRAGISEAVIPPTSRFIGKSAAELRLRKQAGISLLAINRDKQVIREDVRKVPLRAGDMLVFHSIWQDLAQASESRDFVVVTDYPKGEHRPHKFKIAMTIFALTILIALTSKLPVALTLMTGVAGMLLTGVLRMDEAYASINWKTIFMMAGLIPLGWAMDSSGAAAWVAGHTIARLPEGVPVWALEIALALLTTAFSLVISHVGATIVMVPIAVNLALAAGGNPTAFALIVALSASNNLMTASNPVISMITGPANYQPRELWRVGAPLSLIYTSVVVLMVNLMSMAWWGAF; encoded by the coding sequence ATGGACACCGCGCTGACGCTGACCACCGATATGAAGCTCGTGCTCGGGCTGGTCGGCTTCACGATGGCGATGTTCGTGTTCGAGCGCATCCGCGCCGACGTGGTCGCGCTGGTGGTGCTGGTGGTGCTCGGCGTCACCGGGCTGATCGCCCCGGAAGAGCTGTTCAGCGGCTTCTCCGGCAACGCGGTGATGAGCATCATCGCCACCACCATCCTCGGCGCCGGGCTGGAGCGCACCGGCGCGCTGAACCGGCTGGCGTCGTGGCTGCTGCGCCGCGCGCACGGCGTGGAAGAGCGGCTGATGCTGCTGACCACCGGCATCGCCGGGCTCAATTCCTCGTTCATGCAGAACCCCTCGGTGATGGCGCTGTACCTGCCGGTGGCCTCGCGCCTGGCCGCGCGCACCGGGCTGACCCTGCAGCGGCTGCTGCTGCCGATCGCCGCGGCGATCGTGATGGGCGGCGCGCTGACCATGGTCGGCAACTCGCCGCTGATCCTGCTCAACGACCTGCTGCAGTCGGCCAACAACAACCTGCCCTCGGGCATGGCCACGATCGAGCCGCTGCGCATGTTCGCGCCGCTGCCGATCGGCGTGGCGCTGCTGCTGGCCTCGCTGATCTACTTCCGCGTGCGCGGCGACCGCACGCTGATGGAAGAAGAACAGCTGATCAACAACGGGGTCACCCCGGCGCGCACCGAGAGCTACTTCGCGCGCACCTACGGCATCGAAGGCGACGTGTTCGAGCTGATCGTCAGCGCCGACAGCCCGCTGGTCGGCATGACCCTGGGCGAGGCCGAGACGGTGCACGACGCGCCGCTGCTGCTGGCCCTGAAGACCGGCAACGACACCCGCCTGGCGCCGCCGGCGGACATGCGCATCTGGGTCGGCAGCGTGCTCGGGGTGATGGGCGCGCGGCAGCAGGTGGCCGATTTCGCGCAGAACCAGTTCCTGCGCCTGTCCTCGCGGCTGCGCAACCTCGGCGACCTGTTCAATCCCAGCCGCGCCGGCATCTCCGAGGCGGTGATCCCGCCGACCTCGCGCTTCATCGGCAAGAGCGCGGCCGAGCTGCGCCTGCGCAAGCAGGCCGGGATCAGCCTGCTGGCGATCAACCGCGACAAGCAGGTGATCCGCGAGGACGTACGCAAGGTGCCGCTGCGCGCCGGCGACATGCTGGTGTTCCACAGCATCTGGCAGGACCTGGCGCAGGCCTCGGAGAGCCGCGACTTCGTCGTCGTCACCGACTATCCGAAGGGCGAACACCGCCCGCACAAGTTCAAGATCGCGATGACGATCTTCGCCCTGACCATCCTGATCGCGCTGACCAGCAAGCTGCCGGTGGCGCTGACCCTGATGACCGGCGTGGCCGGCATGCTGCTGACCGGCGTGCTGCGCATGGACGAGGCCTACGCCTCGATCAACTGGAAGACCATCTTCATGATGGCCGGGCTGATCCCGCTGGGCTGGGCGATGGACAGCAGCGGCGCGGCGGCCTGGGTCGCCGGCCACACCATCGCGCGGCTGCCCGAGGGCGTGCCGGTGTGGGCGCTGGAGATCGCGCTGGCGCTGCTGACCACCGCGTTCTCGCTGGTCATCAGCCACGTCGGCGCGACCATCGTGATGGTGCCGATCGCGGTCAACCTGGCGCTGGCCGCCGGCGGCAATCCCACCGCGTTCGCGCTGATCGTGGCGCTGTCGGCGTCCAACAACCTGATGACCGCGTCCAACCCGGTGATCTCGATGATCACCGGCCCGGCCAACTACCAGCCGCGCGAACTGTGGCGCGTTGGCGCGCCGCTGTCGCTGATCTACACCTCAGTGGTGGTGCTGATGGTCAACCTGATGTCGATGGCCTGGTGGGGCGCGTTCTAG
- the thiS gene encoding sulfur carrier protein ThiS yields MNIELNGQVRPLQPHTTVAALLLEEGLAQRRVAVEVNGAIVPRGAHAEHALRDGDRVEIVHALGGG; encoded by the coding sequence ATGAACATCGAATTGAACGGTCAGGTCCGCCCGCTGCAGCCCCACACCACCGTCGCCGCCCTGCTGCTCGAGGAAGGGCTGGCGCAGCGCCGCGTCGCGGTCGAGGTCAACGGCGCGATCGTGCCGCGCGGCGCGCATGCCGAGCACGCGCTGCGCGACGGCGACCGGGTCGAGATCGTGCACGCGCTGGGCGGCGGCTGA
- a CDS encoding Rieske (2Fe-2S) protein, with the protein MTESSSAVLAQLEQIESGSLIEAEASIGGEIESLLLYRDGDGVRAWLNVCPHAGRRLDWAPGQFLKSREGHVVCAAHGATFELQHGSCVSGPCRGQSLLAVPVAVREGQVFLA; encoded by the coding sequence ATGACCGAGTCATCTTCCGCCGTGCTGGCGCAACTGGAGCAGATCGAGTCTGGCAGCCTGATCGAAGCCGAGGCCTCGATTGGCGGCGAGATCGAATCGCTGCTGCTGTACCGCGACGGCGACGGCGTGCGCGCCTGGTTGAACGTGTGCCCGCATGCGGGACGGCGGCTCGACTGGGCGCCGGGGCAGTTCCTGAAGAGCCGCGAAGGGCACGTGGTCTGCGCCGCGCACGGCGCCACGTTCGAATTGCAGCACGGCAGCTGCGTGTCCGGGCCGTGCCGCGGCCAGAGCCTGCTCGCGGTGCCGGTAGCGGTGCGCGAGGGTCAGGTGTTCCTGGCGTGA
- a CDS encoding M28 family peptidase: MRRLAVVIAAMLAAASAAAAETTRIPDAALSTAATLREQALADDTGWKVVESLTTEVGPRMAGSEADARAVAWATAKFKALGFDKVWTEPVTFPKWERRSEHAQVLGANAQPLSVTALGGSPAGTVEADVVRFADLAALQAAPAGSLRGKIAFVDYQMVKARDGKDYGNGGAVRSKGPSEAIRKGAIGFVMRSAGTDSHRVPHTGITRFDEGLTPVPAAALAVPDANQLARLVARGPVRLRLALDCGWDGQATSYNVIGEITGRSKPKEVVVIGGHLDSWDLGTGAIDDGAGVGISMAAGHLIGQLKRAPKRTIRVVAFANEEQGLYGGKAYAQAHAKDVALHQIAAESDFGAGRIYAFNTGSGDAAGSREATRQIAEALAPLGIAYAPDTGGPGPDVGPLAAKGAAWAWLAQDGSDYFDLHHTADDTLDKIDPKALAQNVAAYAVFAYLAAEADGGFGSQAKTVEPPKE; this comes from the coding sequence ATGCGCCGTCTTGCCGTCGTCATCGCCGCCATGCTCGCTGCCGCGTCCGCCGCCGCGGCCGAGACCACCCGCATCCCGGATGCGGCGCTGTCCACCGCCGCCACGCTGCGCGAGCAGGCGCTGGCCGACGACACCGGTTGGAAGGTGGTCGAATCGCTGACCACCGAAGTCGGCCCGCGCATGGCCGGCAGCGAGGCCGATGCGCGCGCGGTCGCGTGGGCCACCGCCAAGTTCAAGGCGCTGGGCTTCGACAAGGTGTGGACCGAGCCGGTGACGTTCCCGAAATGGGAGCGGCGCAGCGAACACGCGCAAGTGCTCGGCGCCAATGCGCAGCCGCTGAGCGTCACTGCGCTGGGCGGCAGCCCGGCCGGCACGGTCGAGGCCGACGTGGTGCGCTTCGCCGATCTGGCCGCGCTGCAGGCCGCACCCGCCGGTTCGCTGCGCGGCAAGATCGCCTTCGTCGATTACCAGATGGTCAAGGCGCGCGATGGCAAGGACTACGGCAACGGCGGCGCGGTGCGCAGCAAGGGGCCATCGGAGGCGATCCGCAAGGGCGCGATCGGCTTCGTGATGCGCTCGGCCGGCACCGATTCGCACCGCGTGCCGCATACCGGCATCACCCGGTTCGACGAGGGCCTGACCCCGGTGCCGGCGGCGGCGCTGGCGGTGCCCGACGCCAACCAGCTGGCGCGGCTGGTCGCGCGCGGCCCGGTGCGGCTGCGCCTGGCGCTGGACTGCGGCTGGGACGGCCAGGCCACCTCGTACAACGTGATCGGCGAGATCACCGGGCGCAGCAAGCCCAAGGAAGTGGTGGTGATCGGCGGCCACCTGGATTCGTGGGACCTGGGCACTGGGGCGATCGACGACGGGGCCGGCGTCGGCATCAGCATGGCCGCCGGGCACCTGATCGGCCAGCTCAAGCGCGCGCCCAAGCGCACGATCCGCGTGGTGGCCTTCGCCAACGAGGAGCAGGGGCTGTACGGCGGCAAGGCCTATGCGCAGGCGCATGCCAAGGACGTGGCGCTGCACCAGATCGCCGCCGAGAGCGACTTCGGCGCCGGCCGCATCTATGCGTTCAACACCGGCTCGGGCGATGCGGCGGGCTCGCGCGAGGCGACCCGGCAGATCGCCGAGGCGCTGGCGCCGCTCGGCATCGCCTACGCGCCCGACACCGGCGGCCCCGGCCCCGACGTGGGCCCGCTCGCGGCCAAGGGCGCCGCCTGGGCGTGGCTGGCGCAGGACGGCAGCGACTACTTCGATCTGCACCACACCGCCGATGACACCCTGGACAAGATCGACCCCAAGGCGCTGGCGCAGAACGTCGCCGCCTACGCGGTGTTCGCCTACCTGGCCGCGGAGGCCGACGGCGGCTTCGGCAGCCAGGCCAAGACAGTGGAACCGCCCAAGGAGTAA
- the trmB gene encoding tRNA (guanosine(46)-N7)-methyltransferase TrmB, which translates to MTDPFSSAGAKTPPKPFTIEEGRRQVRSFVLRQGRFTPAQQRAFDELWPRFGLDYSGQPRDLDATFGRAARKVLEIGFGNGEALRFAARHDPARDYIGIEVHAPGVGRVLNALAADGSEHVRLYHHDAVEVLEHEIADGALDEVRIYFPDPWHKKRHNKRRLLQPAFAALLVRKLRDGGRLHAATDWADYAEQMWDVLDATTGLVNRAGPRGHVPRPDWRPQTHFETRGQKLGHGVWDLLYDRESGTGNRESEQQPPPASA; encoded by the coding sequence ATGACCGATCCGTTCTCCAGCGCCGGTGCCAAGACCCCGCCCAAGCCCTTCACCATCGAGGAAGGCCGCCGCCAGGTACGCAGCTTCGTGCTGCGCCAGGGCCGCTTCACGCCTGCCCAGCAGCGCGCGTTCGACGAGCTGTGGCCGCGCTTCGGCCTGGACTACAGCGGCCAGCCGCGCGATCTCGACGCCACCTTCGGCCGCGCCGCGCGCAAGGTGCTGGAGATCGGCTTCGGCAACGGCGAGGCGCTGCGCTTCGCCGCGCGCCACGATCCGGCCCGCGACTACATCGGCATCGAAGTGCATGCGCCCGGCGTGGGTCGCGTGTTGAACGCGCTGGCCGCCGACGGCAGCGAGCACGTGCGCCTGTACCACCACGACGCGGTGGAAGTGCTGGAGCACGAGATCGCCGACGGCGCGCTCGACGAAGTGCGCATCTATTTCCCCGACCCGTGGCACAAGAAACGCCACAACAAGCGCCGCCTGCTGCAGCCGGCCTTCGCCGCGCTGCTGGTGCGCAAGCTGCGCGACGGCGGCCGCCTGCACGCGGCCACCGACTGGGCCGACTACGCCGAGCAGATGTGGGACGTGCTCGATGCCACCACCGGCCTGGTCAACCGCGCCGGTCCGCGCGGCCATGTGCCGCGCCCGGACTGGCGCCCGCAGACCCATTTCGAGACCCGCGGCCAGAAGCTGGGCCATGGGGTGTGGGATTTGCTTTACGACCGGGAATCGGGAACGGGGAATCGGGAATCGGAACAGCAACCGCCCCCGGCATCCGCGTAG
- a CDS encoding serine hydrolase domain-containing protein has product MDASNCRVRRSVLRRHRSSGDDAMSDAPIIAPIPRRSFLAASGAALLLAALPGRASAAAKDAPAIIDTWAKANAFQGVVLLARGGKVAYARPFGIVDVEAQRPAKLDDVYGIASISKWLTTLAVLRLVERRRLDLDRPITAWLPGYRADTGARINLRRLLSNSSGLTEQYGPAAKADPSLMTLELPAAEAVRRFASADLAFEPGAKFDYIFANWIVVYAIVEAIADMPFADAIRSLVLNPLELRNTGTGAAIATAPTTVPSYRTLSPPERRTYDRPGFIAAAGGYFSNAQDLMQAAHRVYDKGFLSPASLHQLNTVEMPEEYALGGRVKTLTLQGKRRTYAWETGNTAGYRSLLAHRLDTRETVVILNNSSMSQRQLDEFAIATQS; this is encoded by the coding sequence ATGGACGCCAGTAACTGTCGCGTCCGGCGCAGCGTGCTTCGCCGGCACCGATCATCCGGAGACGATGCCATGAGCGATGCCCCCATCATTGCGCCGATACCGCGGCGATCCTTCCTGGCCGCTTCCGGTGCGGCGCTGCTGCTGGCCGCGTTGCCTGGCCGCGCATCGGCGGCCGCGAAGGACGCGCCCGCCATCATCGACACGTGGGCGAAGGCGAACGCCTTCCAGGGCGTGGTCCTGCTCGCCCGCGGCGGCAAGGTCGCCTACGCGCGGCCCTTCGGCATCGTGGACGTGGAAGCGCAGCGGCCGGCGAAGCTCGACGACGTCTACGGCATCGCCTCGATCTCCAAATGGCTCACGACGCTGGCGGTGCTGCGCCTGGTCGAACGGCGCAGGCTCGACCTCGACCGGCCGATCACCGCCTGGCTGCCAGGCTATCGTGCCGACACCGGCGCCCGCATCAACCTGCGGCGCCTGCTGTCCAACAGCAGCGGCCTGACCGAGCAGTACGGCCCAGCCGCCAAGGCCGATCCATCGCTGATGACGCTCGAGCTGCCGGCCGCCGAGGCGGTACGCCGGTTCGCCAGTGCCGACCTCGCGTTCGAGCCGGGCGCGAAGTTCGACTACATCTTCGCCAACTGGATCGTCGTCTACGCCATCGTCGAAGCGATCGCCGACATGCCCTTCGCGGACGCGATCCGCAGCCTGGTCCTGAACCCGCTGGAGCTGCGTAATACCGGCACCGGCGCGGCGATCGCGACCGCGCCGACCACGGTGCCCTCCTATCGGACGCTGTCGCCGCCCGAGCGTCGCACCTACGACCGGCCAGGCTTCATCGCCGCGGCGGGCGGGTATTTCAGCAATGCACAGGACCTGATGCAGGCCGCGCACCGCGTCTACGACAAGGGCTTTCTGTCGCCAGCGTCGCTGCACCAACTCAACACGGTGGAAATGCCGGAGGAATATGCGCTCGGCGGCCGAGTGAAGACGCTGACGCTACAGGGCAAGCGCCGCACCTATGCCTGGGAAACCGGCAACACCGCCGGCTATCGCTCGCTGCTCGCGCACCGCCTGGACACGCGCGAAACGGTGGTGATCCTCAACAACAGCAGCATGTCGCAGCGCCAGCTCGACGAGTTCGCGATCGCTACGCAGTCCTGA
- a CDS encoding thiazole synthase yields MNAHAPHDALVIAGKPYRSRLLTGTGKFADLEQTRQATEAAGAEIVTVAIRRSNIGQNPGEPNLLDVLPPQRYTILPNTAGCYSAEDAVRTCRLARELLDGHNLTKLEVLGDQRTLFPDVVQTLKAAEILVADGFEVMVYTSDDPILAKRLEEIGCVAVMPLAAPIGSGLGIQNRYNLLEIIDNAKVPIIVDAGVGTASDAAIAMELGCDGVLMNTAIAGARNPVLMASAMRKAVEAGREAFLAGRIPRKRYASASSPVDGLIG; encoded by the coding sequence ATGAACGCTCACGCCCCCCACGACGCGCTGGTGATCGCCGGCAAGCCCTACCGTTCGCGCCTGCTCACCGGCACCGGCAAGTTCGCCGATCTGGAACAGACCCGGCAGGCCACCGAGGCCGCCGGCGCCGAAATCGTCACCGTGGCGATCCGCCGCTCCAACATCGGCCAGAACCCGGGCGAACCCAACCTGCTCGACGTGCTGCCGCCGCAGCGCTACACCATCCTGCCCAACACCGCCGGCTGCTACAGCGCCGAGGACGCGGTGCGCACCTGCCGCCTGGCGCGCGAGCTGCTCGACGGCCACAACCTGACCAAGCTGGAAGTGCTGGGCGACCAGCGCACCCTGTTCCCGGACGTGGTGCAGACCCTGAAGGCCGCCGAGATCCTGGTCGCCGACGGCTTCGAGGTGATGGTCTATACCAGCGACGACCCGATCCTGGCCAAGCGCCTGGAAGAGATCGGCTGCGTGGCGGTGATGCCGCTGGCCGCGCCGATCGGCTCCGGGTTGGGCATCCAGAACCGCTACAACCTGCTGGAGATCATCGACAACGCCAAGGTGCCGATCATCGTCGACGCCGGCGTCGGCACCGCCTCGGACGCGGCGATCGCGATGGAACTGGGCTGCGACGGCGTGCTGATGAACACCGCCATCGCCGGCGCGCGCAACCCGGTGCTGATGGCCAGCGCGATGCGCAAGGCGGTCGAGGCCGGGCGCGAGGCATTCCTGGCCGGGCGCATCCCGCGCAAGCGCTACGCCAGCGCGTCGTCGCCGGTCGACGGGCTGATCGGCTGA
- a CDS encoding fumarylacetoacetate hydrolase family protein: protein MKDLFAAAEAPRVPVRGLGLFPVHRIYCVGRNFADHAREMGASAPASKAERGQPTFFMKPADALVIGSESIPYPSATQDLHHEVELVVALGQDAPAGVLGVEDAASLVLAYGVGLDLTRRDLQAAAKAKGLPWDIAKGFDHSAPISELIPAGEVGALEALNLSLEVNGQVRQQSLLDQMIWNVPEILHELSKLFALRAGDLVFMGTPAGVAALQPGDRFSARLENVAERHGTIVA, encoded by the coding sequence ATGAAAGACCTTTTCGCCGCTGCCGAAGCTCCGCGCGTGCCCGTGCGTGGGCTGGGGCTGTTTCCGGTGCATCGCATCTATTGCGTGGGTCGCAATTTCGCCGACCATGCACGCGAGATGGGTGCCAGCGCTCCGGCCTCCAAGGCCGAGCGCGGCCAGCCGACGTTCTTCATGAAGCCGGCCGATGCGCTGGTGATCGGCAGCGAATCCATTCCCTACCCGTCCGCGACCCAGGACCTGCACCACGAAGTGGAGCTGGTGGTAGCGCTCGGCCAGGATGCGCCGGCCGGCGTGCTCGGCGTCGAGGATGCGGCGTCGCTGGTGCTGGCCTATGGCGTCGGCCTGGACCTGACCCGCCGCGATCTGCAGGCCGCGGCCAAGGCCAAGGGCCTGCCGTGGGACATCGCCAAGGGCTTCGACCATTCCGCGCCGATCAGCGAACTGATCCCGGCCGGCGAAGTCGGCGCGCTGGAGGCGTTGAACCTGTCGCTGGAGGTCAACGGCCAGGTGCGCCAGCAATCGCTGCTCGACCAGATGATCTGGAACGTGCCGGAGATCCTGCACGAACTGTCCAAGCTGTTCGCGCTGCGCGCCGGCGACCTGGTGTTCATGGGCACGCCGGCCGGCGTGGCCGCACTGCAACCCGGCGATCGTTTCAGCGCGCGGCTGGAGAACGTCGCCGAGCGCCACGGCACGATCGTCGCGTGA
- a CDS encoding autotransporter domain-containing protein: MTSSIRPLRSLLAAAIVLAAAPAFAQQTYSRTVFFGDSLTDAGYYRPLLPASAQAVTGQFTTNPDWVWAQYIADYYHTDGHANGNGQIGDNYAAGNARVGVANPSALGVAPSLATQTSNYLSANGGKADPNALYSVWGGANDLLAVAAGAPAQATIGNSVAAQVGIVANLQNAGARYVMVTTIPDVGLTPRFRAGGATTMAQGTALAGSYNSALFAGLKSAGLQVIPVDTFHLLQEVIASPSTYGFSNSTGTACQPQITAQSLTCNPTSYVSADAADSYVFADGIHPTGRTHELLAQYALSILEGPRLQQVLSHSAEVTGRSRADQVAWHVDGRPEADGMRWWGNLRGDMQRYSHGDLYDGLAPAGLFGVDWSRGEWVFGGFGGFGRVDADFGNRGGDYTQDDSTLGGFAGWYGEHAWVNAQVSYSWLSYDVKRKVNLAAATIEHNGSPDGSNLTAALQGGYEFGEGAFKHGPVAAAIWQKVKLDGYTESNPNSSALGYYDQDVESLVGRVGWKASLDAGAVKPYLQATYDHEFKKGEQATAWLQTMPDLGAYAVPGLAIDRNYASVVLGARTKVWGLESNVGIAATTGQSRAHDTSLFVNFGGSF; this comes from the coding sequence ATGACTTCGTCCATCCGTCCACTCCGCTCGCTGCTGGCCGCCGCGATCGTGCTCGCCGCTGCGCCCGCGTTCGCGCAACAGACCTATAGCCGCACCGTGTTCTTCGGCGACAGCCTGACCGACGCCGGCTACTACCGGCCGCTGCTGCCGGCCTCGGCGCAGGCGGTGACCGGCCAGTTCACGACCAATCCGGACTGGGTCTGGGCGCAGTACATCGCCGACTACTACCACACCGACGGCCACGCCAACGGCAACGGCCAGATCGGCGACAACTACGCGGCCGGCAATGCCCGCGTCGGCGTGGCCAACCCCAGCGCGCTGGGCGTGGCGCCGTCGCTGGCGACGCAGACCAGCAACTACCTGTCCGCCAACGGCGGCAAGGCCGACCCGAACGCGCTGTACAGCGTGTGGGGCGGCGCCAACGACCTGCTCGCGGTCGCGGCCGGCGCACCGGCTCAGGCCACGATCGGCAACTCGGTGGCCGCGCAGGTGGGCATCGTCGCCAACCTGCAGAACGCCGGCGCACGCTACGTCATGGTCACCACCATTCCCGATGTCGGCCTCACCCCGCGCTTCCGCGCCGGCGGCGCCACGACGATGGCACAGGGCACCGCGCTGGCCGGCAGCTACAACAGCGCGCTGTTCGCCGGGCTGAAGAGCGCCGGGCTGCAGGTGATTCCAGTGGATACCTTCCACCTGTTGCAGGAAGTGATCGCCAGCCCGTCCACCTACGGTTTCAGCAACTCCACCGGCACCGCCTGCCAGCCGCAGATCACCGCGCAGTCGCTGACCTGCAACCCGACCAGCTACGTCAGCGCCGACGCCGCCGACAGCTACGTGTTCGCCGATGGCATCCATCCCACCGGCCGCACTCACGAGCTGCTCGCGCAGTACGCGCTGTCGATCCTGGAAGGCCCGCGCCTGCAGCAGGTGCTGAGCCACTCGGCCGAGGTCACCGGCCGCTCGCGCGCCGACCAGGTCGCCTGGCACGTCGATGGCCGCCCGGAAGCGGACGGCATGCGTTGGTGGGGCAACCTGCGCGGCGACATGCAGCGCTATTCGCACGGCGACCTGTACGACGGCCTGGCCCCGGCCGGCCTGTTCGGCGTGGACTGGTCGCGCGGCGAGTGGGTGTTCGGCGGCTTCGGCGGCTTCGGCCGCGTGGATGCCGACTTCGGCAACCGCGGCGGCGACTACACCCAGGACGACAGCACCCTGGGCGGCTTCGCCGGCTGGTATGGCGAGCACGCCTGGGTCAACGCGCAGGTCAGCTACAGCTGGCTGAGCTACGACGTCAAGCGCAAGGTCAATCTGGCGGCGGCCACCATCGAGCACAACGGCTCGCCGGACGGCAGCAACCTGACCGCGGCACTGCAGGGCGGCTACGAGTTCGGCGAGGGCGCGTTCAAGCACGGCCCGGTGGCCGCGGCGATCTGGCAGAAGGTCAAGCTCGACGGCTACACCGAGAGCAACCCGAACTCCAGCGCGCTGGGCTATTACGACCAGGACGTCGAGTCGCTGGTCGGCCGCGTCGGCTGGAAGGCCAGCCTCGACGCCGGCGCGGTGAAGCCGTACCTGCAGGCGACCTACGACCACGAGTTCAAGAAGGGCGAGCAGGCCACCGCGTGGCTGCAGACCATGCCCGACCTGGGCGCCTACGCGGTGCCGGGCCTGGCCATCGACCGCAACTACGCCTCGGTGGTGCTGGGCGCGCGGACCAAGGTGTGGGGCCTGGAGAGCAATGTCGGCATCGCCGCCACCACCGGCCAGAGCCGCGCGCACGACACCTCGCTGTTCGTGAACTTCGGCGGCAGCTTCTAA
- the mscL gene encoding large-conductance mechanosensitive channel protein MscL has protein sequence MGMIREFKEFAMRGNVLDLAVGVVLGAAFGKIVTALVEKIIMPPIGMLAGGVDFSRWAWTLKAATVDAAGKEVPPVVIGVGDFLNTILQFVIVAFAIFMVVKAINRIARKEPPAPKAPSEEVLLLREIRDALKNDATPQ, from the coding sequence ATGGGCATGATCCGCGAGTTCAAGGAATTCGCCATGCGCGGCAACGTGCTGGACCTGGCGGTCGGCGTGGTGCTCGGCGCCGCGTTCGGCAAGATCGTCACCGCGCTGGTGGAGAAGATCATCATGCCGCCGATCGGCATGCTTGCCGGCGGCGTGGATTTCTCGCGCTGGGCGTGGACGCTGAAGGCGGCGACGGTGGACGCGGCCGGCAAGGAAGTGCCGCCGGTGGTGATCGGCGTCGGCGATTTCCTCAACACCATCCTCCAGTTCGTGATCGTGGCCTTTGCCATCTTCATGGTGGTCAAGGCGATCAACCGCATCGCGCGCAAGGAACCGCCTGCGCCCAAGGCGCCGAGCGAGGAAGTGCTGCTGCTGCGCGAGATCCGCGATGCGTTGAAGAACGACGCCACCCCGCAGTAA